Proteins from a genomic interval of Quercus lobata isolate SW786 chromosome 11, ValleyOak3.0 Primary Assembly, whole genome shotgun sequence:
- the LOC115966429 gene encoding uncharacterized protein LOC115966429 — MGETGDDSKTLRELFSPITTNPPSCIVLPATIAAHFELKPQIIHLLPTFHGLDIEDHYMHVKDFLEICATCKFQNFIDDSVRFRLFPFSLKDKAKAWLNSLSPGSITSWELLVTKFLSKFFPMAKTNALRREIADFYQDKQDKFYESWERFKDLILKCPHHGFETWRLVQYFYNGLTQTNRNMIESMNGDGFLSLVDDEAYKFLENFSESSQQWDFSNHKERCAPAIKKGGLYEVSEDLDIKARLDNLTRKVEALALGRGMNSVNQVQSETCSICASPMHTTQMCPSAAGYLGFYAEQTNALNNYGKPFASPFSETYNPNWRNHHNFSWRQNQPPINSITTLRSGKQVDNQVKMPEVEDDENTVLKEKGTHSSHDDHREKKDNPPATPIQDLNSPLDKRFVPKAPFPQRLINPQKSAQFGDILEVFKQVQINIPFLDAIQQVPAYAKFLKDLVTMKRKTNVPKKAFLTEQVSSITQNKYPAKCKDLGSPTISCRIGDRLIERALLDLGASVNLMPYSVYL, encoded by the exons ATGGGAGAAACTGGAGATGATTCAAAAACTCTTAGGGAGTTGTTCTCACCCATAACCACCAACCCTCCATCTTGCATAGTATTGCCTGCAACCATTGCTGCACATTTTGAGTTAAAGCCACAGATAATCCACCTTCTTCCTACTTTTCATGGATTGGATATAGAAGATCATTATATGCATGTGAAGGATTTTCTTGAGATTTGTGCTACTtgtaagtttcagaatttcATTGATGACTCTGTTCGCTTCCGTTTATTCCCTTTTTCCTTGAAGGATAAGGCAAAAGCATGGCTTAATTCTTTGTCACCTGGATCTATCACTTCATGGGAACTGTTGGTCACAAAATTCCTCTCTAAATTTTTCCCAATGGCCAAGACCAATGCTTTGAGGAGAGAAATTGCAGATTTTTATCAGGATAAACAAGATAAATTTTATGAGAGTTGGGAGAGATTTAAGGACTTGATCTTAAAGTGTCCCCATCATGGTTTTGAAACATGGAGACTAGTACAATACTTTTATAATGGTTTGACTCAGACAAATCGTAACATGATTGAGTCCATGAATGGTGATGGATTTTTGAGTCTTGTAGATGATGAGGCATACAAATTTCTTGAGAATTTTTCTGAAAGTTCACAACAATGGGATTTTTCCAATCATAAAGAGAGATGTGCCCCTGCAATTAAGAAAGGAGGATTGTATGAAGTCAGTGAAGATTTAGACATAAAAGCTAGGTTGGACAATCTCACTCGTAAGGTTGAAGCTTTAGCTTTAGGTAGAGGGATGAATTCTGTCAATCAAGTTCAAAGTGAAACATGCTCTATTTGTGCTAGTCCTATGCATACAACACAAATGTGTCCTTCTGCAGCTGGGTACCTTGGTTTTTATGCTGAGCAAACAAATGCACTGAATAATTATGGAAAACCATTTGCTAGTCCATTTTCAGAGACATACAATCCAAATTGGAGGAACCATCATAATTTCTCATGGAGGCAAAATCAGCCTCCCATAAAT TCTATTACTACCCTTAGGTCTGGTAAGCAAGTTGATAATCAAGTGAAAATGCCAGAAGTGGAGGATGATGAAAATACTGtgttaaaggaaaaaggaactCATAGTTCACATGATGATCATAGAGAAAAGAAGGACAACCCACCCGCCACTCCAATTCAGGATCTTAATTCCCCCCTTGATAAGAGGTTTGTTCCTAAAGCTCCATTTCCTCAAAGGTTAATCAATCCTCAGAAAAGTGCACAATTTGGagacattttagaggtttttaagCAAGTGCAAATAAACATTCCATTTCTTGATGCAATTCAGCAAGTTCCTGCTTATGCCAAATTTCTAAAAGATCTTGTGACAATGAAGAGAAAGACAAATGTCCCTAAAAAGGCATTTTTGACAGAGCAAGTTAGTTCAATCACTCAGAATAAATATCCAGCAAAATGTAAGGACCTTGGATCTCCTACAATTTCATGCAGGATTGGGGATCGTCTCATTGAGCGAGCTTTGCTAGATTTAGGGGCAAGTGTGAACCTAATGCCATATTCAGTATACTTATAG